From a single Natronorubrum tibetense GA33 genomic region:
- a CDS encoding acyl-CoA dehydrogenase family protein → MEYHDSEKAKEVAGRVEAFMDDVVIPREREALATGEQITMDEIHEMWEMAKARDLFAPQVPEEYGGQGLDFSDMLPSFEQVGRSLIGALAIRANAPQEGNMHTLEMVGSEQQKEEVLRPLVQGDITTAFAMTEPKQGGGSDPKMLQSTAVKDGDEWVINAHKWWTSDGLDADYYLAMVRTDLDAHPYSGTSIILVPSDADGVEVVRNIPHVGGHGITERTGGHAEVKFDNVRVPVENTVGEENEGFQIAQMRLGGGRLTHCMRYSGMAERSLDIAKAYLAEREAFGTTLEEKQALRHRIADAETQLHAARCMVRHAARELDRSDARIEVAMSKMFTANVTNETIDLALQCLGGNGIGKDLPIAHFYENVRAFRIVDGADEVHRRSIARWAFEDIDEAEVENSLQFDEDLRIDALDE, encoded by the coding sequence ATGGAGTACCACGACTCCGAGAAAGCGAAGGAGGTCGCCGGGCGGGTAGAGGCGTTCATGGACGACGTCGTCATCCCGCGCGAGCGCGAGGCTCTCGCCACGGGCGAGCAGATCACGATGGACGAGATCCACGAGATGTGGGAGATGGCCAAGGCGCGCGATCTGTTCGCGCCCCAGGTTCCCGAGGAGTACGGCGGGCAGGGACTCGATTTCAGCGACATGCTGCCGTCGTTCGAGCAGGTCGGCCGCTCGCTCATCGGTGCGCTCGCCATCCGCGCGAACGCGCCTCAGGAGGGGAACATGCACACCTTAGAGATGGTCGGCTCCGAGCAACAGAAAGAGGAGGTCCTCCGACCGCTCGTCCAGGGCGATATCACGACGGCCTTTGCGATGACCGAGCCGAAACAGGGCGGCGGCTCTGACCCGAAGATGCTCCAGAGCACGGCCGTCAAGGACGGCGACGAGTGGGTTATCAACGCCCACAAGTGGTGGACCTCGGACGGGCTGGACGCCGACTACTACCTGGCGATGGTTCGGACCGACCTCGACGCCCACCCCTACTCGGGGACGTCGATTATCCTCGTTCCGTCCGACGCTGACGGCGTCGAAGTCGTTCGGAATATCCCTCACGTCGGCGGTCACGGGATCACCGAACGAACGGGCGGCCACGCCGAAGTGAAGTTCGACAACGTCCGCGTCCCCGTCGAGAACACGGTCGGCGAGGAGAACGAAGGGTTCCAGATCGCACAGATGCGACTCGGCGGCGGCCGGCTCACCCACTGCATGCGCTACTCCGGGATGGCCGAACGCTCGCTCGACATCGCGAAGGCCTACCTCGCCGAACGCGAGGCCTTCGGTACGACCTTAGAGGAAAAACAGGCGCTGCGCCATCGGATCGCGGACGCCGAGACCCAGCTGCACGCCGCCCGCTGTATGGTCCGCCACGCCGCGCGCGAACTCGACCGCAGCGACGCGCGTATCGAGGTCGCGATGTCGAAGATGTTCACCGCGAACGTGACGAACGAGACGATCGACCTCGCGCTCCAGTGTCTGGGCGGCAACGGCATCGGGAAGGATCTCCCGATCGCGCACTTCTACGAGAACGTCCGCGCGTTCCGGATCGTCGACGGGGCCGACGAGGTCCACCGCCGCTCGATCGCCCGCTGGGCGTTCGAGGACATCGACGAAGCCGAGGTCGAGAACTCGCTGCAGTTCGACGAGG